AACTTGAAAGTGTGGTCATATACATTGTAACAAAAGATTATTGACACATAACAAACAAACAAACAAATCTTAGTAACTTCTCAGCCCAACAGCTGGAAAAATCTCACACTTCTTTGTTGGCCAAAACAGAGATGTAGAGATAGATAATACAAAGAATGAACTTGTTTTAAGTCTTCTCATCTGAATAAGGCTTGAAGTTCTTCAAGCGTTTTCCCTTTGGTCTCAGGAACCCACAGAGTCACAAACACCACTGTGAATGCACAAACCACCCCGTATATAGTGAAAGTTGCTGTCCAAAAATAACCAAAAACCACATCAAGAAGATGATCTATGGGTGACAAAGAGAAAAGAGGAAGAGGGAGAAACCTCCACTGCTCCAGGCTAAGAGCAAGTTAGCAGTCATGGTGATCAACCAAGAGAAGAACCAATTAGCTAAAGTTGCTATACTGCCAGCTAAACCCTTTATGTTCACAGGAAGGATCTGTTTACCAAAAACAACAACAAAGCAATCAAAAAGTAGTTTCATAAAGCTTTTTAAGTTCTAACTTCTAAAACCAACTCTATACCTCAGACATAATGAGCCATGGGATTGGTCCCATTCCCAATGAGAAAGAAACAACCATTGCCTGAGTAAAGATCCAACAGAGTTAAAAGCAAAGACAATAGCTCAATGCATAAAGAAAGTTTTAATACATAACAAACTTACCACTACTCCTACTACTGACAAGATGCTCAGCATACTGTACATGTCTGAATCAGGAGACACAAATCCCTATAACAAAGAGATGTTAAAAAAGTCAAACCTCAGGATTGGCGGAGGAGATGAGAACTTTAAAAAAGTACCTTAAGGTAGAAAGCAGCTGCAACAATCACAAGGCTAATCGTCATCCCAACCGAAGAGATCTATTAAACATTTCCATCTGCCTTATTAGTTTTCAACTTCGGCATGTCTTGATGAAGAGAAGTCCTAAAGATTATGAAACTAATGAACTGATACTCACAGTAAGCAGAAGCCTACGACCTGCTTTGTCCACCAACCATGTTGATATTGCAGTGGCCACTACCTGAATAGCACCGACCCCAAATGTTGCTGCGTTACTCGAGGTAACTCCTATAATTGAAAACACACACAAAGAATATGAGATTATGTAATAATACGAAACAAGAAGCGTCAGGTGTTCTTAAGGCAAGGACCTACCTGCAGATTCAAAGATTGTACTGGAATAAAACAGGACGCCATTGATTCCACCGAGTTGTTGAAGTACAAGCAACCCTATACCAACCTATTTTGCACACACAACAAAACACTGGAGTGTATGACAATGTTTCTTAAGGTAGAAAAAGTATTAACCAAAGGAGAAGTATTTGCACCATAAGAGGGAAGTAGTATCTCCTGCGCTTGAGATCTACAAACCGAACTGTAGATGATCGCTTTGTAGATGATGCCACAGATCTCTACACATTTGCATAAAGAAGTGTTTAAACATCCGTCTGCATGGTACCTTTTGAAACAAAGAACATTTTCAGTGTAAATGTGTAATAATATTACCTTGATTTCATTAACCTCAACGGTGATATCCGTCTCAAATCCTCTAAGAACTTGTAATGAAGTCTCAAAATCATCAGTCATACCCATCTTTGCCTACATATTAACGAAAAAAAAGAGTGGATTAACCATAATATGCACTGAGATAAATAAGCACTCTATTGTTAAGGCGTACCAGCCAGCGAGGAGATTCAGGGATGAAAAAGAGGCCTGGTATGAGTACTATGCAAGGCAATGTACCTAAAGGTAAAAGGAATACAAATCATGCAAGTGCTTAGAGCTTACTGATAAGAGAAATGGTCTTAAGGTTTTACCAAGAACTGCTAGAATTCTCCATGGAACAAAGAGGCCAAGTAAGTAAGCCAGCATTATTCCAATTGTTACGGAAAGCTACAGAAAATATCACATAGTTAGCATAGAAGAGTAGTCGGTTCATCAAGATGCAGAAGATGAGAAAGACATTTTCAAAACCTGGTTAACTGAACCCAATCCTCCTCTCATGTTTTGTGGAGCTATCTCAGCTATATATACAGGCACCTAAGACCATTTGAAAAAAAAAGTTGCATATAATATACCAAACGTGTTACTTCCATAAGCAAGAAAAAAAAAAAAACTAGATGAGTTGAGTGGTTACCGTGTAAGAGATGATACCAACACCAAAGCCTTCTAAAAGACGCCCCATGTAAAGAAAAGAAGTATCCTACACAAAGCCAGATATGGAGTTGAGAAGCTGAATGGAGAAATTGGATGACAAGAGATACTCACTTTCGCAAATGATATGCAAAGCCATCCAATGATATTGGGAATCGCAGCAATCATCAGAGACTGTCCAAAACAACAAACAAAAACGTTCAAGAAAAAAACAAGAAAGAAGAGTTTATTACTAATAATAATCAATAAACAGCAAAATAATATTACCCCTTTTCTTCCAATGTATTCTGCAATCTGACCACTAGCAATTGCACCAACCATAGCACCCACATTGGACAGAGAACCAAACACAGAGTACTAATACATGGACCAACAGAACAAAGTCAAAGACACATTATAAAAACCAGACAGACAGGCCTAGACAGAGAGATTGGTCTAATTACCTCAGATACAGTTAAACCAAGATCCTTGGTGATTTCAGCTTGAGTTGGAGAAGAATAACCACACTGAACCCAAAAAGACACAACCAAAAACAGAGTTTTTCCCATCAAAAGGTCAAACCTTTCTTCAAAATAAAAAAAAAAACGGAGGAAACGTTTGGATTTTTTTTTCTTACAGTGAATCCGAATTGAATAGGACCAAGAGCAACGATCAAGACACAAGCAAGAACAGAGATTGAGTTGTCTTTAATAATCTGAGACGAACCCATCATACTAGATTGTCTCGAACCCATCCGGTACCAGCTTCCCGTGTGGATGAATGGTCGTCGCAGATCATTCCTCGCATCCTCTGTTTCATCCCTGAAACTCATCTTTTTGATTATGTCTCAACCTCTCAAGGCAAAGCTTTAAGATTTCGAAGTTAAAATGCAGATTCTAAACCGGAGAAAGGTGTTGGACTTTCTTGTTCGGTTTAGAGGATCTACAAGATTGGTGTTTGAGGAGGAGAGACTTGGATACGAAGGGATTGATTATTAAGAGACGCCGTCTTATTTAGAAAATGGAATGTGGGTATGTATGGCTGTAATGTAGTGATTATTCGCTGGAGAGACGAGAGGAGAGACTGCTTCAGAGGTTTTTTTAGATCAAAGTTAAGGTCGTCGCTTAAATCAAATTTAGACAAAACCAAGGTTCTTGTGTTGGATAAAATGATGAATGGATAAATTTATTTGTGTAGACTTTCTTTTTTCTTCTAAACCTAAAAATATATGTTACCAATACAAAAATAAAAATTTACTAAAAACATAAGGGATTCTATTTCTAAGAGATAAACACTTTTTTTTTTAAATCAGACATATTAAAAATATATTATTTAGTATTAATATATTGTATTTTTAAAATAACTGGGTTTATCAAATTTCTATTATTTAATGTTATTAAAACTATTAATCGTAAACTTATGTATTTATATATATGTGTGAAGAGCTAAAAAAATCTATTGATATAAAACATTATAAGTACTATTTTGTGAAACTTTAGGAAAAATCCAATCTTTGAAGACCAGCTAGTATTATTTGACGAGTTTTAATTTGAAAATATGATACTACAGATGACTACAATAATTAACTGAAGGAAATGTTTTTAAGATAATTTAATGATTTTTTATTCTTTGGATAAGACATCCACATCTTACTGACATCACTAACGCAAATGCATATCAGAAATAAAAAGAAGTATATCAGAAAATAAATTTAATGGAAAAAAATAATGAATAGAAGAGCAATAAAAATCTTGTTTGAATCCAGACAACATAATCGGTTGTTTGAAGTCATGTAAATATGCGTACAGAAAAAGTCTGATTATAATTATTTGTAAAATATTTTTTTTTTACAAATAATATGATACTTGTAAGAAAAAATAATTTGTAACTACTAAAATTAATTCATATAGGAAAGGTT
This genomic interval from Brassica oleracea var. oleracea cultivar TO1000 chromosome C2, BOL, whole genome shotgun sequence contains the following:
- the LOC106319458 gene encoding sugar transporter ERD6-like 6, with the protein product MSFRDETEDARNDLRRPFIHTGSWYRMGSRQSSMMGSSQIIKDNSISVLACVLIVALGPIQFGFTCGYSSPTQAEITKDLGLTVSEYSVFGSLSNVGAMVGAIASGQIAEYIGRKGSLMIAAIPNIIGWLCISFAKDTSFLYMGRLLEGFGVGIISYTVPVYIAEIAPQNMRGGLGSVNQLSVTIGIMLAYLLGLFVPWRILAVLGTLPCIVLIPGLFFIPESPRWLAKMGMTDDFETSLQVLRGFETDITVEVNEIKRSVASSTKRSSTVRFVDLKRRRYYFPLMVGIGLLVLQQLGGINGVLFYSSTIFESAGVTSSNAATFGVGAIQVVATAISTWLVDKAGRRLLLTISSVGMTISLVIVAAAFYLKGFVSPDSDMYSMLSILSVVGVVAMVVSFSLGMGPIPWLIMSEILPVNIKGLAGSIATLANWFFSWLITMTANLLLAWSSGATFTIYGVVCAFTVVFVTLWVPETKGKTLEELQALFR